One stretch of Myxococcota bacterium DNA includes these proteins:
- the galK gene encoding galactokinase, which produces MARKSGETRARAPGRVNWIGEHTDYNGGLVLPAPIDLDTRVRVALRDDRRVTGRSRERPDAAAELDAPPASDWLDYPRGMARALAAAGWLPESGFELHVESDLPQGAGLSSSAALLAASALALLAAAGRHVAPEERPELARLCQRAESEFAGVPCGLMDHYAVLCGRRDSALWLDCATLETRAVELPDSHAILIFDTGVERSLRAGKYAERRAECARALAGAQAALARPLASLSQLAAAELPRLAGALDPVALRRARHVVSENRRVAEFAEAVARGDLAAAGECLFASHESLRDDYQVSCPEADALVADSRALLGCAGARMTGAGFGGCTLHWVDAAHADAFAQALGGRFRARFGRTPRHWRAMPGTPAELSSA; this is translated from the coding sequence ATGGCGAGAAAGAGCGGCGAGACGCGGGCGCGCGCCCCCGGGCGGGTCAACTGGATCGGCGAGCACACGGACTACAACGGGGGCCTGGTGCTGCCGGCGCCGATCGACCTGGACACGCGCGTGCGCGTGGCGCTGCGCGACGACCGGCGGGTGACCGGGCGCTCGCGCGAGCGCCCGGACGCGGCGGCCGAGCTCGACGCGCCGCCCGCCAGTGACTGGCTCGACTATCCGCGCGGCATGGCGCGTGCGCTCGCGGCTGCCGGCTGGCTGCCGGAGAGTGGATTCGAGTTGCACGTGGAGAGTGACTTGCCGCAGGGCGCGGGTCTCTCGAGCTCGGCGGCGCTGCTCGCGGCCAGCGCCCTGGCGCTCCTGGCTGCGGCAGGACGCCACGTGGCGCCCGAAGAGCGGCCGGAGCTCGCCCGCCTGTGCCAGCGCGCCGAGAGCGAGTTCGCGGGCGTCCCGTGCGGGCTGATGGACCACTACGCGGTGCTGTGCGGCCGGCGCGACAGCGCGCTCTGGCTCGACTGCGCCACGCTGGAGACGCGCGCCGTGGAGCTTCCCGACTCACACGCGATCCTGATCTTCGACACGGGCGTGGAGCGCAGCCTGCGCGCCGGCAAGTATGCCGAGCGCCGCGCCGAGTGCGCGCGCGCGCTGGCGGGCGCTCAGGCGGCGCTGGCCCGGCCGCTGGCCTCGCTCTCGCAGCTGGCAGCCGCCGAGCTGCCCCGGCTGGCCGGCGCGCTCGACCCGGTGGCCCTGCGCCGCGCGCGCCACGTCGTGAGCGAGAACCGGCGCGTCGCGGAGTTCGCCGAGGCCGTCGCGCGCGGCGACCTCGCAGCGGCGGGCGAATGCCTGTTCGCCTCGCACGAAAGCCTGCGCGACGACTACCAGGTGAGCTGCCCCGAGGCCGACGCGCTGGTGGCCGACTCGCGCGCACTCCTGGGCTGTGCCGGCGCGCGCATGACCGGCGCGGGCTTCGGCGGCTGCACCCTGCACTGGGTCGACGCGGCGCACGCGGACGCCTTCGCGCAGGCGCTGGGCGGGCGCTTCCGCGCGCGCTTCGGCCGCACGCCGAGACACTGGCGCGCGATGCCCGGCACGCCGGCCGAGCTCTCAAGCGCCTAG
- a CDS encoding PDZ domain-containing protein yields the protein VIAIGNPYGLEGSVSLGIVSAKGRDLRTEQLLNDFIQTDAMIDHGSSGGPLINLKGEVIGINSRGQGRGIGFTIPIDTAKRVAGDLLDQGRIARGYLGVTLQPLPRDLARYWGEPGVHGVVVGSVAHDSPAEHAGLQVGDVITKFDGETLHAEKEEDLGQFQRLVAQRSAGRAVNIEIVRGGASKTLHASLTTQPKFVPDEQETQHGFTVEEVTESSFRGQRLPQREGVLVSYVESGSEADEAGMERGDLIVELEKSRVATLDEFRKALGGLPSDKPFLVRALRGDDTRFLLLSPRAVTRGDKSAGTSPSAR from the coding sequence GGTGATCGCGATCGGCAACCCGTACGGCCTCGAGGGCTCGGTGTCACTGGGCATCGTGTCTGCCAAGGGCCGCGACCTGCGCACCGAGCAGCTGCTCAACGACTTCATCCAGACCGACGCCATGATCGACCACGGCTCGTCGGGCGGCCCGCTGATCAACTTGAAGGGCGAGGTGATCGGCATCAACTCGCGCGGCCAGGGCCGCGGCATCGGCTTCACCATCCCGATCGACACCGCCAAGCGTGTGGCCGGCGACCTGCTCGACCAGGGCCGGATCGCGCGCGGCTACCTGGGAGTCACTCTGCAGCCGCTGCCGCGCGACCTCGCCCGATACTGGGGCGAGCCCGGCGTGCACGGCGTGGTGGTGGGCTCGGTGGCGCACGACTCGCCGGCCGAGCACGCGGGGCTCCAGGTCGGCGACGTGATCACCAAGTTCGACGGCGAGACACTCCACGCCGAGAAGGAAGAGGACCTGGGCCAGTTCCAGCGCCTGGTCGCGCAGCGCAGCGCGGGTCGCGCCGTGAACATCGAAATCGTGCGCGGCGGCGCGAGCAAGACGCTGCACGCCTCGCTCACCACGCAGCCCAAGTTCGTGCCCGACGAGCAGGAGACCCAGCACGGCTTCACCGTGGAGGAAGTCACCGAGTCGAGCTTCCGCGGCCAGCGTCTGCCGCAGCGCGAGGGCGTGCTCGTGTCGTACGTGGAGAGCGGATCCGAGGCCGACGAGGCGGGCATGGAGCGCGGCGACCTGATCGTGGAGCTCGAGAAGTCTCGGGTCGCCACGCTCGACGAGTTCCGCAAGGCGCTGGGCGGTCTGCCCAGCGACAAGCCGTTCCTGGTGCGCGCGCTGCGCGGCGACGACACGCGCTTCCTGCTTCTGTCTCCGCGCGCCGTGACTCGCGGCGACAAGTCGGCCGGCACCAGCCCGAGCGCGCGCTAG
- a CDS encoding trypsin-like peptidase domain-containing protein, translating into MRPSLLVFAACAAAFWPALAARADRESRRTPVVAAVESATPATVNITSTQVVVDQANPFLRGDPMFDEFFRRFMNPRASTAQSLGTGVIITKDGFVLTNEHVLAGATQIRVTLSDGRQFDAELVGGDPASDLAVVRIKTQDPLPTPKLGDSDDLMIGESVIAIGNPFGLNSTVTTGVLSATNRSIRGDGREYHGFLQTDASINPGNSGGPLLNMDGEVIGINTAILGNAQGIGFAIPINRARRIVNDLIAHGEVQATWFGIWLQELTPALRDAMGSDQATGVLVSNVFEGTPAASAGIQRGDIVTDLDRSPVHSRREFYEISRSITVGDRARVSLDRSGHKLALELEAAPFPEARADELAQVLLGLDLAERTPALAKQYKLQSDHGLVVQRVVPHSAAEERGLRPGDLVLKLGQDRIDDRSALRKAIPRILGQDGVVVVVQRGRGIGSVMLELW; encoded by the coding sequence ATGCGCCCGTCCCTGCTCGTTTTCGCGGCCTGCGCTGCGGCCTTCTGGCCCGCACTTGCCGCCCGCGCCGACCGCGAGTCGCGGCGCACGCCGGTGGTCGCCGCGGTCGAGAGCGCCACGCCCGCCACCGTGAATATCACCTCCACCCAGGTTGTCGTAGACCAGGCGAATCCGTTCCTGCGCGGCGACCCCATGTTCGACGAGTTCTTCCGCCGCTTCATGAACCCGCGCGCGAGCACCGCGCAGAGCCTGGGAACGGGCGTGATCATCACCAAGGATGGCTTCGTACTCACCAACGAACACGTGCTCGCAGGCGCTACACAGATCCGCGTCACGCTGTCCGATGGCCGGCAATTCGACGCGGAGCTGGTGGGCGGAGACCCCGCGTCCGACCTCGCAGTGGTGCGCATCAAGACACAGGATCCCCTGCCCACGCCGAAGCTCGGCGACTCCGACGACCTCATGATCGGCGAGAGCGTGATCGCGATCGGCAACCCCTTCGGCCTGAACAGCACCGTCACCACCGGCGTGCTGTCTGCCACCAATCGCTCGATCCGGGGCGACGGCCGCGAGTACCACGGCTTCCTGCAGACCGATGCCAGCATCAACCCCGGTAACTCGGGTGGTCCGCTGCTCAACATGGACGGCGAAGTGATCGGCATCAACACCGCGATCCTCGGCAACGCGCAGGGCATCGGCTTCGCGATCCCGATCAACCGCGCGCGCCGGATCGTGAACGACCTGATCGCCCACGGCGAGGTGCAGGCGACCTGGTTCGGCATCTGGCTGCAGGAGCTGACTCCCGCGCTGCGCGACGCCATGGGCTCGGACCAGGCCACGGGCGTGCTGGTCTCGAACGTCTTCGAGGGAACCCCCGCGGCGTCGGCCGGGATCCAGCGCGGTGACATCGTGACCGACCTCGACCGGTCGCCCGTGCACTCGCGCCGCGAGTTCTACGAGATCTCGCGCAGCATCACGGTCGGCGACCGCGCGCGCGTGTCGCTCGACCGCAGCGGTCACAAGCTCGCGCTCGAGCTCGAGGCCGCGCCCTTCCCCGAGGCCCGCGCCGACGAGCTCGCGCAGGTGCTGCTCGGGCTCGACCTGGCCGAGCGCACGCCCGCGCTGGCCAAGCAGTACAAGCTCCAGTCCGACCATGGCCTGGTGGTGCAGCGCGTCGTGCCGCACAGCGCCGCCGAGGAGCGCGGCCTGCGCCCCGGCGACCTCGTGCTCAAGCTGGGGCAGGATCGCATCGATGACCGGAGCGCCCTGCGCAAGGCGATCCCCAGGATTCTCGGCCAGGACGGGGTCGTGGTCGTGGTTCAGCGCGGCCGTGGAATCGGCAGCGTGATGCTCGAGCTCTGGTGA